Genomic window (Spirochaetaceae bacterium):
TTTAACACATCGCTGCATCTATCTAACAGGCTAAAGCCGTGCCGCTCGCTGGTAAAAGTGGCAATTATAAGATAATCGGCCCAGTCAATCACTTTTTCGCCGTTTAAAACAACAATATCTATGGCCCCTGCGCTCTGTAAAGCAGCGGCTAATTCTTTAGTTAATTCCATCACCTTCGATACCCACTTGTCTGACAAATTGTCCATCAAAATCCCTTCCTAAAATTACCTGTATATCGGCAAGACTGTTACTGCGCTCTGCTTCATCGT
Coding sequences:
- the rsfS gene encoding ribosome silencing factor yields the protein MDNLSDKWVSKVMELTKELAAALQSAGAIDIVVLNGEKVIDWADYLIIATFTSERHGFSLLDRCSDVLKERQLTGRLSSANKQTENGWLLLDAGSVVVNLLSAEHRAFYNLEELWAAAEKASWSAL